From the genome of Nicotiana sylvestris chromosome 1, ASM39365v2, whole genome shotgun sequence:
TTCTGGGACTATTATCCGAGCAATCAAAAGCTTGATCATAGCCCACCGGGGTTCGAGATATAAGTGGCAGAAGAAAAATGAAAGTTGTCTATAATTATAAGCTAGATATTTCATGGGAACTCGTGTTACTAATTCATTCATTGAATATCTTTCTTGCCCGTATGAAGAATGTGGAATAGCAGGAACCAGCAAAATACTCCTAAAGGGAATGAACACAGAACGTGAGCTACTTTGAGTTCAACTTTGTGCTAGGTGCATGGAGGAAACTTGTATGTAACAATCAAGGGTGTCCTAGGTGGATTTTTATGCTTACTTTAGCTGGTCATGGCAGATTGACTACCAGAGATAGGCTGGCTAGATGGGGTGTAACTGCTGATCAAGTATGCCCTCTTTGTTCTGTAGAGAATGAAAGTGTAGAGCATTTGTTCTTCAGGTGTGACTGAATGGTCTGCCAGAAAGTGGTTGAAGTTGTTACAGTGGCAAGGTATATGTAGAGCCAGTCATGGGCTGGGATAGGAGTGGCAAATGGGCGGGTCGGGTCAgatatggttcgggtcgaaaACGGATAATGAAGAGCGGGGTAAATTATCCGACCCggcccatatttaatacggataaaaaacgggttaattggcggataatatgggtaaccatattattcatgacttcttgcatatgatcacttttgggagaattcttagtctcccaaatttgaggaacccccaatttgaggctttacaagtgtaaaagttagacccattggttatccattggttacccattggttatccattttctaaatggataatatggttcttatccatatttgacccgtttttaaatagttcattatccaacccattttttaatggataatatgggtggttaactgttttctttgaaccattttgccacccctagGCTGGGAGGATGAAATGGCCTTGACAGCAAGTCTTATGCAGGGGAAAACTGCTGGTGCTGCAGTTTTGGAATTGTGCTTGCAGGTGCAATTTACTTTATATGGCGAGAAAGAAATATGAGAGTTTTTCAGGGTAAACAAAGAAATGCTGAAGTGGTTACAAAGCTGCTTGTACAAAAGACATTCTGCAGAGGAACTATGAAATGCAGTTTGACAAGAAGACTGGAGCAACTCAATTACTATCCATAGCATGTATTAGATAATTTTCTTTTGACTAGACTGTGTAGTAGGTTGAACTGGAGCTGGCTGAAATTGGGATGAAATTCCACTTTCAGCTCTTTTTTGTACTGTACATAATTGTTTACTTGGTAATTAAAATTTTTTATTCACCCCCAAAAGAAAAAAACTTTGTGCTAGCTACTTCCTCACTGTTTTTGCTAAGATATTCTACTGCTGCAAGCTGAGCACATAGCTATTTCTGTGGGTATTAGAAAAGAATATCTAGGATATCTTCACTTTAAAATGAATAATTTTTCAGTACTCTAACAGTAACAATTTGATCTTTTGAAATAAAATTACTGTACAATTTATTACTTAATGGACACTTGAAAATTTCATCTGCAGTGTTACTTCAGGTAGCAAGTAAAGATAGCCAAGTAAgaatttcataacttttattccTGATAGTTCAGAAAACATCCAAAACTTGATACAAGCAGTTCAGCCATCAGCTGATGGagtttgttgttatttccatGAACTATAATACAGCAGCAACTTTCACAAACTAGTTCATTTAGCAGCAAATGCTTTCTGGTAATTTTCATGAAGCAGCTGGAATTTGGTCACTAATTTGTCTCGAGGTGGCCAGTGTTCTTTGATTACTGGAGCATCATAAAAGTTATTCATCCATGCTGACAAGAGAGGTAATTTGGCTGCATCGAACAACTTCAGGTCGATTACCTCTTCAAATACATCAAGAAGATATGCCAACCAACCAAGTGAAAGGTCCAGGTATCCTATTTCCTCTCCACCAAAAAATTTCTTCTCTTTCAGTTGCTCTTCAAAGAGTTCTAGATTTTGTACTGCTGGACCAAGAGCTTCGTTTTTCTCGTTTCCTTGTCCTGTGAATACACTCCATATTGATGGCAGAAGCTGCAGACAAAAGAAACATATCAACAAAAATTCAATTCATTCTTGAAAAGTAAGCTTCTTGTTATAACTGGAAAATGTCTACTGTCTGAGTAATACTCACTATTATCTTGTCACTCTCTTCACATATTAATATAGACACAATAAGACAACAATAACAACTGCACATCAGTCTCAAACAAGTTGTGGTCGGTTATATGAAATCTTCACTTCTTTTAAGCTCAACTCATATCATCatcatacaaaaataaaataaaagtgaaagcaTAAAATAAGtttttatatatgtgtatatatatatatatctgtatgtatgtatgtatatcaCCTATATGAATCTTTTTCGTTCATTGAGCCCTATCTTTAGCTAAGTCTATATTGATTTTAATGATTTGTAGGTCTTTCAAAACAACTCATTTTAGGTTTACCATGTCTTCTTTTAACACCTTCACTCACCATAGTTTCATACTGACGGACTGGTGCATCCGTAGATGATGCAGTGGCAGAAATTCTTATTTATTTTGTGCTGAAATTAACAGATCAATGGTTTCTTACCTTCTCCTCCCCAAATTTTGCCCAAAAACGCACTGTGGCTTTCTCGTAAGGGTCCTGAGGTAACAAAGGAGCTTCCTTCCAAGTCTCGTCAATATACTCGAGAATTACCAGTGATTCACAGATTGGTTTGCCTTTGTGTACAAGCACAGGAATTTTTTTGTGAACGGGATTATGC
Proteins encoded in this window:
- the LOC104238098 gene encoding glutathione transferase GST 23-like, producing MAEELKLHRTWSSPFGLRAVWALHIKGIQYDTIYEDLSQKSPELLQHNPVHKKIPVLVHKGKPICESLVILEYIDETWKEAPLLPQDPYEKATVRFWAKFGEEKLLPSIWSVFTGQGNEKNEALGPAVQNLELFEEQLKEKKFFGGEEIGYLDLSLGWLAYLLDVFEEVIDLKLFDAAKLPLLSAWMNNFYDAPVIKEHWPPRDKLVTKFQLLHENYQKAFAAK